From the Streptomyces sp. Tu 2975 genome, one window contains:
- a CDS encoding hemerythrin domain-containing protein, translating to MSTSITQQSVEELGGEASVLVRQRRDHAKLDHLMNRYVSGSRPPEERQQALKDIIQLTFSHAFAEETVLWPALRRLAFDGEELTSRVEQEHQEINDLVAAVERTDPADPRHDELVEQAFSLIRQDIRDEEELLLPRLQEALGHDNARLRRLGTTWETVRRTAPTRPHPAVPRRPFANVLAGVPLSAFDRARDLVGAGAGSSGVRTTVVVGGALVTAWFAARRARAGH from the coding sequence ATGTCCACCTCCATCACACAGCAGAGCGTCGAGGAGCTCGGCGGCGAGGCCAGCGTCCTGGTCCGGCAGCGACGTGACCACGCCAAGCTCGACCACCTCATGAACCGCTACGTGTCAGGCAGCCGGCCGCCGGAGGAGCGGCAGCAAGCGCTGAAGGACATCATCCAGCTGACCTTCAGCCACGCCTTCGCCGAGGAGACCGTGCTGTGGCCCGCGCTGCGGCGGCTCGCGTTCGACGGCGAGGAACTGACCTCTCGGGTCGAACAGGAGCATCAGGAGATCAACGACCTGGTCGCCGCCGTCGAGCGCACCGATCCGGCCGACCCCCGCCACGACGAGCTCGTCGAGCAGGCTTTCTCCCTCATACGGCAGGACATCCGCGACGAGGAGGAACTGCTCCTGCCTCGGCTGCAGGAGGCGCTCGGCCATGACAACGCACGGTTGAGGCGACTGGGCACCACGTGGGAGACGGTGCGGCGCACCGCCCCTACGCGTCCCCACCCGGCTGTGCCCCGCCGCCCCTTCGCGAACGTGCTGGCCGGAGTCCCGCTGAGCGCATTCGACCGGGCTCGCGACCTGGTCGGAGCCGGCGCCGGAAGCTCAGGCGTCCGGACGACCGTGGTAGTGGGCGGGGCACTCGTCACCGCCTGGTTCGCGGCGAGGCGGGCACGGGCGGGTCACTGA
- a CDS encoding TetR family transcriptional regulator: MATGHTDPQRRERIIAATLDHIADEGIAGVSHRKIATRAGVPLGSMTYHFTGIDDLLREAFTRFADHFVAVFEHHLGRVDSPAQAREAVTDLIHMLSEGPQRDLVLTHELYTLAARRPEYRELTQSWMHRSRHLLERHFDPDTARQLDALLEGLTLHRALDRAPHDRALTREAVERITTTA, translated from the coding sequence ATGGCCACCGGACACACCGACCCGCAGCGACGCGAACGGATCATCGCCGCCACCCTCGACCACATCGCCGACGAAGGCATCGCCGGCGTGTCCCACCGCAAGATCGCCACCCGCGCCGGCGTACCCCTCGGCTCGATGACCTACCACTTCACCGGCATCGACGACCTGCTCCGCGAAGCCTTCACCCGCTTCGCCGACCACTTCGTCGCCGTCTTCGAGCACCACCTGGGCCGCGTCGACAGCCCGGCACAGGCGCGCGAAGCCGTCACCGACCTCATCCACATGCTCTCCGAGGGACCGCAACGCGACCTGGTCCTCACCCACGAGCTCTACACCCTCGCCGCCCGACGCCCGGAGTACCGGGAACTGACCCAGTCATGGATGCACCGCAGCCGGCATCTCCTGGAACGGCACTTCGACCCCGACACCGCCCGCCAACTCGACGCACTCCTCGAAGGACTCACCCTGCACCGAGCCCTCGACCGCGCACCGCACGACCGCGCACTCACCCGCGAAGCGGTCGAGCGCATCACCACCACCGCATAG
- a CDS encoding helix-turn-helix transcriptional regulator: MQRDQLADFLRHRREGIRPAEVGIPDGPRRRTTGLRREEVAMLAGMSVDYVVRLEQGRSSQPSTQLLGALARALRLSDDERDHLFHLAGHRPPPADGVARLARAGLVRMLDLLGDTPALVLSDLGEVLAQNRAAVLLTGDHTGLSGDRRYIVHRWFTDPAARAVHPPEEHEHQARQLVADLRAAAGRRSGDPVVAGLVDRLQAASADFRRLWAEHEVAVRRADRKTVLHPRVGRLLMDCETLMTPDRGQQLLVLTPADAEARERLDLLLVLGVEEFPTGTTGPPAR; encoded by the coding sequence ATGCAACGTGACCAGCTCGCCGACTTCCTGCGCCACCGCCGCGAGGGTATCCGCCCGGCCGAGGTCGGCATCCCCGACGGCCCGCGCCGCCGCACCACGGGCCTGCGCCGGGAAGAGGTGGCCATGCTCGCCGGTATGTCGGTGGACTACGTCGTACGCCTTGAGCAGGGCCGCAGCAGTCAGCCCTCGACCCAGCTGCTCGGCGCGCTGGCCCGGGCGTTGCGCCTCTCCGACGACGAGCGCGACCATCTTTTCCACCTGGCCGGCCACCGGCCCCCGCCCGCGGACGGGGTGGCCCGCCTCGCCCGCGCCGGACTGGTGCGCATGCTCGACCTGCTCGGCGACACTCCGGCCCTGGTGCTGTCCGACCTGGGCGAGGTCCTTGCCCAGAACCGAGCAGCCGTCCTGCTCACGGGCGACCACACCGGGTTGTCCGGCGACCGGCGCTACATCGTGCACCGCTGGTTCACCGACCCCGCCGCCCGCGCCGTCCACCCGCCCGAGGAGCACGAGCACCAGGCCCGGCAGCTCGTGGCGGACCTGCGCGCGGCCGCCGGCCGCCGGTCCGGCGACCCCGTGGTCGCGGGGCTCGTCGACCGCTTGCAGGCCGCGAGCGCCGACTTCCGCCGGCTCTGGGCCGAGCACGAGGTGGCCGTCCGGCGCGCCGACCGCAAGACGGTGCTGCACCCGCGGGTGGGCCGCCTGCTGATGGACTGCGAGACCTTGATGACTCCCGACCGGGGTCAGCAGCTGCTGGTGCTCACTCCGGCGGACGCCGAGGCCCGCGAGCGGCTGGATCTGCTGCTGGTACTGGGCGTCGAGGAATTCCCCACGGGGACGACGGGCCCGCCCGCTCGGTGA
- a CDS encoding Rieske (2Fe-2S) protein, with the protein MDRLERDPRNDRVIDRVQRAVHGLPLGRGRDFLHGRWLGHPVHPLLVQVPIGSWFSAAVLDLLPGQRRGARALIGVGLAAVPPAAVAGWVDWADLQRQQMRVGLVHAATNVTAVVLYVGSFTARTQGRPQLGKALGFAGLAAVGLGGALGGHLAYRQASGANHAEAVPHLVKSGWQEIGAVADFPVGRAVRRHVDDVPVLVVRESGNTVHVLADVCSHMGGPLSEGTISDGCVRCPWHGSVFRLADGWNVRGPATAPQPAFDTRIADGRVEARLRRPESDAAPHRTDAA; encoded by the coding sequence ATGGACCGCCTGGAGCGCGATCCGCGCAACGACCGGGTGATCGACCGTGTCCAGCGGGCCGTGCACGGGCTTCCTTTGGGACGCGGCAGGGACTTCCTGCACGGCCGATGGCTGGGACATCCCGTCCATCCCCTGCTGGTGCAGGTGCCGATCGGCAGCTGGTTCTCCGCGGCTGTGCTCGACCTGCTGCCGGGGCAGCGCCGTGGAGCACGCGCCCTGATCGGGGTGGGGCTTGCCGCGGTGCCCCCGGCGGCCGTGGCGGGCTGGGTCGACTGGGCGGATCTACAGCGACAGCAGATGCGGGTGGGGCTCGTCCACGCGGCCACGAACGTCACGGCCGTGGTGCTGTATGTGGGGTCGTTCACCGCCCGGACACAGGGTCGCCCCCAGCTGGGAAAGGCCCTCGGGTTCGCGGGCCTGGCGGCCGTCGGTCTCGGGGGCGCGCTCGGCGGCCATCTGGCCTACCGGCAGGCATCGGGCGCCAACCACGCGGAAGCGGTCCCCCATCTCGTGAAGTCCGGATGGCAGGAGATCGGCGCCGTCGCCGACTTCCCCGTCGGCCGGGCGGTCCGCCGCCACGTCGACGACGTGCCGGTCCTCGTGGTGCGCGAGAGCGGCAACACCGTGCACGTTCTGGCCGACGTGTGCAGTCACATGGGCGGCCCGTTGTCCGAAGGAACGATCAGTGACGGCTGCGTCCGTTGTCCCTGGCACGGCAGCGTGTTCCGCCTGGCCGACGGGTGGAACGTACGCGGCCCCGCGACGGCACCGCAGCCCGCCTTCGACACCCGTATCGCCGACGGCCGGGTCGAAGCACGCCTGCGGCGCCCGGAGTCGGACGCCGCACCGCACAGGACCGACGCCGCCTAG
- a CDS encoding DUF1801 domain-containing protein produces MAQRPSEKPRLLSGGNPQIPKGDGDAPVQAYIDAMPGWKRDVGRHLDDLIVRTVPGVRKAVRWNSPFYGIEGNGWFLALHCFTKYVKVSWLNGSSLDPLPPGDSKHERVRYLDIREDEDLDEELLAGWIRQAADLPGDDLF; encoded by the coding sequence ATGGCACAACGGCCGTCAGAGAAGCCGCGACTGTTGTCGGGTGGCAATCCGCAGATTCCGAAAGGCGACGGCGACGCGCCCGTCCAGGCATATATCGACGCGATGCCGGGCTGGAAACGCGATGTCGGCCGCCACTTGGACGATCTCATCGTGCGGACCGTCCCCGGGGTGCGCAAGGCGGTCCGCTGGAACTCGCCCTTCTACGGCATTGAAGGCAACGGATGGTTCCTCGCTCTCCACTGCTTCACGAAGTACGTGAAGGTCTCCTGGCTCAACGGCTCGTCGCTGGACCCACTCCCACCGGGCGACTCGAAGCACGAACGCGTGCGCTACCTCGACATCCGTGAGGACGAGGACCTCGACGAGGAACTCCTCGCCGGCTGGATCCGTCAGGCGGCCGACCTGCCCGGTGACGATCTCTTCTGA
- a CDS encoding aldo/keto reductase: MQTRTLGSTGPAVSALGLGAMGMSDAYGATDRAENIATVHASLEAGVTLIDTGDFYAMGHNELLLAEALRGRDRDSYRLSVKFGMLRGPGPDFGGADARPEAVKNFLAYSLTRLGTDHIDIYRPARLDPAVPIEETVGAIKEMIDAGYVRHIGLSEVDAATVRRAHAVHPVADLQIEYSLISRAVEADILPTLRELGIGLTAYGVLSRGLISGHWAAGRTAGPDDFRAFSPRFSNGNVEHNLALVDALRQVAEAKGCTVAQLAIAWVAAQGEDIVPLVGARTRERLAEALPAMELTLTADDLAEIEKAVPPGAARGDRYPSAFMSALGVGN, from the coding sequence ATGCAGACACGAACCCTGGGCAGCACCGGCCCGGCCGTTTCCGCGCTGGGCCTGGGCGCGATGGGCATGTCGGACGCCTACGGCGCGACCGACCGCGCGGAGAACATCGCCACCGTGCACGCCTCGCTCGAGGCCGGCGTCACGCTCATCGACACCGGCGACTTCTACGCCATGGGCCACAACGAGTTGCTGCTCGCCGAGGCCCTGCGCGGGCGGGACCGGGACAGCTACCGACTGTCCGTCAAGTTCGGGATGCTGCGCGGACCGGGCCCCGACTTCGGCGGTGCCGACGCGCGTCCCGAAGCGGTGAAGAACTTCCTGGCCTACTCCCTGACCCGGCTGGGCACCGACCACATCGACATCTACCGTCCCGCCAGGCTGGACCCGGCGGTGCCGATCGAGGAGACGGTGGGGGCGATCAAGGAGATGATCGACGCCGGGTACGTGCGGCACATCGGTCTCTCGGAGGTCGACGCGGCGACGGTCCGCCGGGCGCACGCCGTGCATCCGGTCGCCGACCTGCAGATCGAGTATTCGCTGATCTCCCGCGCGGTGGAGGCGGACATCCTGCCCACGCTGCGGGAGCTCGGCATCGGTCTGACCGCGTACGGCGTCCTCAGCCGCGGCCTCATCTCCGGGCACTGGGCCGCCGGCCGCACCGCCGGCCCGGACGACTTCCGTGCATTCAGCCCGCGGTTCTCGAACGGGAACGTGGAACACAACCTCGCCCTCGTGGACGCCCTGCGCCAGGTCGCGGAGGCCAAGGGGTGCACCGTGGCCCAACTGGCCATCGCCTGGGTGGCCGCACAGGGTGAGGACATCGTGCCGCTGGTCGGCGCCCGCACCCGCGAACGGCTGGCCGAGGCTCTGCCCGCGATGGAGCTGACCCTCACCGCGGACGACCTCGCCGAGATCGAGAAGGCGGTGCCGCCGGGCGCGGCGCGCGGCGACCGGTATCCGTCCGCGTTCATGTCCGCGCTCGGGGTGGGGAACTGA
- a CDS encoding magnesium and cobalt transport protein CorA — translation MPVIRNLRRVVRGAKRRTVDLSHPSRSPLGNTVVNCVVYEDGARQSGTCPVDEAMQRVRKSGQGFVWLGLHEPSEEEFAKVAELFELHPLAVEDAVHAHQRPKLEAYGDTLFAVFKTCRYVEHQELTATSEVVDTGEVMVFTGPHFVITIRHGRHGSLGPLREGLERTPGLLAKGPSSVLHAVADHVVDDFLAVADAVQDDIDHVETAVFSEHAARAPGEAGRIYQLKRELLELRRAVAPLDRPLQALATRSLPPVDPDIRAYFRDVADHQARVTEQIAGYDALLDSILQAHLAQVTVAQNEDMRKITAWAAIVAVPTMVCGVYGMNFDHMPELRWRYGYPLTLAVITLACFVIHRGFRRNGWL, via the coding sequence GTGCCGGTGATCCGCAACCTCCGCCGTGTGGTGCGCGGCGCCAAGCGCAGGACCGTGGACCTGAGCCACCCGTCCCGCTCCCCATTGGGCAACACGGTGGTCAACTGCGTCGTGTACGAGGACGGCGCACGGCAGTCCGGTACCTGCCCGGTGGACGAGGCGATGCAGCGGGTCCGCAAGTCCGGACAGGGCTTCGTCTGGCTGGGTCTGCACGAACCTTCGGAGGAGGAGTTCGCCAAGGTCGCCGAGCTGTTCGAGCTTCACCCGCTGGCCGTCGAGGACGCCGTGCACGCGCACCAGCGGCCCAAGCTCGAGGCGTACGGCGACACACTCTTCGCGGTCTTCAAGACCTGCCGTTACGTCGAACACCAAGAGCTCACCGCCACCAGCGAGGTCGTGGACACCGGCGAGGTCATGGTCTTCACCGGCCCTCACTTCGTCATCACCATCCGGCACGGCCGTCACGGATCGCTCGGACCGCTGCGGGAAGGACTGGAAAGGACCCCGGGGCTGCTGGCCAAAGGTCCGTCCTCGGTGCTGCACGCCGTCGCCGACCATGTGGTCGACGACTTCCTCGCCGTCGCCGATGCGGTGCAGGACGACATCGACCATGTCGAGACCGCCGTCTTCAGCGAGCATGCGGCCCGGGCCCCGGGTGAAGCCGGCCGGATCTATCAGCTCAAGCGGGAACTGCTGGAACTCAGGCGCGCCGTGGCCCCGTTGGACCGGCCCCTCCAAGCGCTCGCCACCCGCTCCTTGCCGCCGGTCGATCCCGACATACGGGCGTACTTCCGGGACGTGGCCGACCACCAGGCGCGGGTGACCGAGCAGATCGCCGGTTACGACGCCTTGCTGGACTCGATCCTTCAGGCACACCTCGCGCAAGTGACCGTCGCCCAGAACGAGGACATGCGCAAGATCACCGCCTGGGCGGCGATCGTCGCCGTACCGACCATGGTCTGCGGCGTGTACGGCATGAACTTCGACCACATGCCCGAACTGCGGTGGAGATACGGGTATCCCTTGACGCTGGCCGTCATCACCCTGGCCTGCTTCGTCATCCACCGGGGCTTCCGCCGCAACGGCTGGCTGTAG
- a CDS encoding DNA topoisomerase IB, protein MRLHHSRPTDPGYTRKRHGRGFRYFDTEGQPLRDPAELARIRALVVPPAWSDVWICTRPNGHLQAVGTDAAGRRQYLYHPQFRAEQEQAKHDHVLDAAEALPAVREAVEGHLGDRGLSRKRVLATAVRLLDLGFFRIGSDQYTELNNSYGLTTLLREHSSCQSGAVLFTYTGKHGKEIVQTVADPAACRSLTALLRRRGGGDRLLAYWERPDWRNVSSADVNAYLREIAGLEITAKDFRTWHATVMAAVALAVSQSVARSETARRRAIARAVREVSGYLGNTPAICRSSYINPRVIELYEEGVTIAATLPRLGDEGAYGIPATRGPAERAVLHMLRTDKPPEGRA, encoded by the coding sequence TTGCGTCTTCACCACAGCCGGCCCACCGACCCCGGCTACACCCGCAAACGCCACGGGCGCGGCTTCCGCTACTTCGACACCGAGGGGCAGCCGCTGCGCGACCCCGCCGAGCTGGCCCGCATCCGCGCGCTCGTCGTCCCACCCGCCTGGAGCGACGTGTGGATCTGCACCCGTCCCAACGGCCACCTCCAGGCCGTCGGCACCGACGCCGCGGGCCGCCGCCAGTACCTGTACCACCCGCAGTTCCGCGCCGAGCAGGAGCAGGCCAAGCACGACCACGTCCTCGACGCCGCCGAGGCACTGCCCGCCGTACGCGAGGCCGTCGAGGGGCACCTCGGCGACCGCGGCCTGAGCCGCAAGCGGGTCCTCGCCACCGCCGTACGCCTCCTCGACCTCGGCTTCTTCCGCATAGGCAGCGACCAGTACACCGAGCTGAACAACAGCTACGGCCTGACCACGCTGCTTCGCGAACACTCCAGTTGCCAGAGCGGCGCCGTCCTCTTCACGTACACCGGCAAACACGGCAAGGAGATCGTCCAGACCGTCGCCGACCCCGCCGCCTGCCGCAGCCTCACCGCGCTGCTGCGCCGCCGCGGCGGTGGCGACCGCCTCCTCGCGTACTGGGAGCGGCCCGACTGGCGCAACGTGAGCAGCGCCGACGTCAACGCGTACCTCCGGGAGATCGCCGGCCTGGAGATCACCGCGAAGGACTTCCGCACCTGGCACGCCACGGTCATGGCCGCCGTCGCGCTCGCCGTCTCACAGTCCGTCGCGCGCAGCGAGACCGCCCGCCGCCGCGCCATCGCACGCGCGGTGCGCGAGGTCTCCGGATACCTCGGCAACACTCCGGCGATCTGCCGCAGCTCCTACATCAATCCGCGAGTGATCGAGCTCTACGAAGAGGGCGTCACCATCGCCGCCACCCTGCCGCGCCTCGGAGACGAGGGCGCGTACGGCATTCCCGCCACCCGGGGGCCCGCCGAGCGGGCCGTCCTGCACATGCTGCGCACGGACAAGCCGCCCGAGGGCCGCGCCTAG
- a CDS encoding helix-turn-helix domain-containing protein, which translates to MLRIHLTEGDLARVHLAREPDPVWETLLGLHQLTEPRRGLPVFAPWRRSARARLAEQHLAGPVKMLSTLAPASAGYWPDFLTPDASADGLGAALEALHATPGQQVRQEMHRLAGAHPLPHWARALANGERHRMEEVATAFRLVHRAIIAPGWTGAAMTTEADRALRRRVLRDRGVHGLLDSFRPLMDWRPPVLHVRYPEDRDLHLGGRGLRLIPSHFCWNTPIALADPDLPQVLAYPVAHPPTWAPAVTRDRRTKALAALLGRTRARVLAALDTTATTGELALRLQISASSASEHISALREADLAHSRRARAQVIHTLTPLGTALLRGELPPHPGSD; encoded by the coding sequence GTGCTGCGCATTCATCTCACGGAGGGGGACCTGGCCCGTGTCCACCTGGCCCGGGAACCGGACCCGGTCTGGGAGACCCTGCTGGGCCTGCACCAGCTGACCGAGCCCCGCCGGGGCCTGCCCGTCTTCGCCCCCTGGCGGCGCAGCGCCCGTGCCAGGCTGGCGGAGCAACACCTGGCGGGACCGGTGAAGATGCTCTCCACCCTGGCCCCCGCCTCGGCGGGCTACTGGCCCGACTTCCTCACTCCTGACGCATCGGCCGACGGCCTGGGAGCCGCGCTCGAGGCCCTGCACGCCACTCCCGGGCAGCAGGTGCGCCAGGAGATGCACCGACTGGCCGGCGCCCACCCGCTCCCCCACTGGGCCCGCGCACTGGCCAATGGTGAGCGGCACCGGATGGAGGAGGTGGCGACGGCGTTCCGTCTCGTGCACCGTGCGATCATCGCGCCAGGCTGGACCGGGGCAGCCATGACCACCGAGGCCGACCGGGCCCTGCGGAGGCGCGTCCTGCGCGACCGCGGCGTCCACGGCCTGCTGGACTCCTTCCGGCCTCTGATGGACTGGCGGCCGCCCGTACTGCACGTGCGCTATCCCGAGGACCGGGACCTGCACCTGGGCGGACGCGGTCTGCGACTGATCCCCTCCCACTTCTGCTGGAACACGCCCATCGCCCTGGCGGACCCCGACCTGCCCCAGGTTCTCGCCTATCCCGTGGCCCATCCCCCGACGTGGGCCCCGGCGGTCACCCGGGACCGCCGTACCAAAGCCCTGGCCGCGCTGCTGGGCCGTACCCGCGCACGCGTACTGGCTGCCCTGGACACCACCGCGACCACGGGAGAGCTCGCCTTACGCCTGCAGATCTCCGCTTCCTCGGCGAGCGAACACATCAGCGCCTTGCGAGAGGCCGACCTCGCGCACAGCCGACGCGCCCGCGCCCAAGTGATCCACACCCTCACCCCGTTGGGCACCGCGCTCCTCCGCGGCGAACTCCCGCCCCACCCGGGGTCCGACTGA
- a CDS encoding PP2C family protein-serine/threonine phosphatase — protein sequence MHEQMRDLSTVQDDLSWKADAGYIVGRLLPFLVIALSVVADVLTPDREPFDRVLFAAPALAAVTWGSRVTAGVGLLSMVASAGLAGLRSEDVPGVLINETVLLAVTVAAAWSSRLRQNREVELRQVYSVAEAAQTALQRPMPSHLGSVDLHLLYEASVAGAHVGGDFYKALEVRGAVRIMLGDVQGKGLGALETASILLGSFRESAYTAPDLPAVAERLEFSMARYAERTQDSDVAGRFATVLLAEIPDDEPVVRLVSCGHPAPLIQHQGVLTTADLPSPSLPVNLSGLGPGNGDYDVQELPFEEGDRLLMFTDGVSETRDHTGAFYPLEERMRAWIREPADRMTTLLREDLVRYSGHGFDDDTAAVLVVRR from the coding sequence ATGCATGAACAGATGCGTGACCTCAGCACTGTCCAAGACGATCTGTCGTGGAAGGCGGATGCCGGATACATCGTCGGCCGCCTTCTTCCGTTCCTCGTGATCGCTCTGTCCGTCGTGGCCGATGTGCTCACGCCCGACCGTGAACCCTTCGACCGTGTGCTCTTCGCGGCCCCGGCACTGGCAGCCGTGACCTGGGGAAGCCGAGTCACCGCAGGAGTCGGACTGCTGTCCATGGTGGCCTCCGCGGGCCTGGCCGGGTTGCGGTCGGAGGATGTTCCCGGCGTGCTGATCAACGAGACGGTGCTCCTGGCCGTGACGGTCGCCGCCGCCTGGTCGAGCCGTCTCCGGCAGAACCGGGAGGTGGAGCTCCGCCAGGTGTACTCCGTGGCCGAAGCCGCGCAGACGGCCCTGCAGCGGCCGATGCCGTCACACCTGGGATCCGTCGATCTCCACCTTCTCTACGAGGCGTCAGTCGCCGGAGCACATGTCGGCGGGGACTTCTACAAAGCCCTCGAAGTGCGCGGCGCAGTGAGGATCATGCTGGGTGACGTCCAGGGCAAGGGCCTCGGTGCGCTGGAGACGGCCTCCATCCTCCTCGGCTCGTTCCGCGAGTCCGCCTACACGGCCCCGGACCTCCCCGCTGTGGCCGAGCGTCTGGAATTCAGCATGGCCCGCTACGCGGAGCGGACCCAGGACTCCGACGTGGCCGGCCGATTCGCGACCGTGCTGCTCGCCGAGATCCCCGACGACGAACCGGTCGTCCGGCTCGTCAGCTGCGGGCATCCGGCACCCCTCATCCAGCATCAGGGTGTCCTGACGACGGCCGACCTGCCGTCTCCGTCGCTTCCCGTCAATCTCTCCGGACTCGGGCCCGGGAACGGTGACTACGACGTCCAGGAACTGCCCTTCGAGGAAGGGGACAGGCTCCTGATGTTCACGGACGGCGTGAGCGAGACCCGTGATCACACGGGCGCCTTCTACCCTCTGGAGGAGCGGATGCGTGCGTGGATCAGGGAACCCGCCGACCGGATGACCACGCTTCTGCGCGAGGACCTCGTCCGCTACAGCGGCCACGGATTCGATGACGACACCGCAGCGGTGCTCGTCGTCCGCCGCTGA
- a CDS encoding cytochrome c oxidase subunit II, giving the protein MSAYGSDSLSRRPFRRKLPQVLIAGLILGTASGCSYNWEDFPRLGMPTPVTEEAPRILSLWQGSWAAALATGALVWGLILWSVIWYRRSRTKVDIPPQTRYNMPIEALYTVVPIIIVSVFFYFTARDESKLLELSEKPAHTIGVVGYQWSWGFNYVEDVDGRPETGDAQESPLLGTVPDRFRKDFPAGAEGVYDAGVPGDRNPQNGNPGPTLWLPQGEKVRFVLSSRDVIHSFWVVPFLFKQDVFPGHNVNAFEVTPSREGTYRGKCAELCGVDHARMLFNVKIVSPERYRQHLKSLAAKGQTGFIPAGVELTDPARNAEPNKL; this is encoded by the coding sequence GTGAGTGCCTACGGCTCCGACTCCCTGTCCCGGCGACCTTTTCGGCGGAAGCTGCCGCAGGTCCTCATCGCGGGGCTGATCCTCGGCACCGCTTCCGGTTGCTCGTACAACTGGGAGGACTTCCCGCGGCTCGGCATGCCCACCCCCGTGACGGAGGAGGCGCCGCGGATCCTCTCCCTCTGGCAGGGCTCGTGGGCGGCTGCGCTCGCGACGGGCGCGTTGGTCTGGGGGCTGATCCTGTGGAGCGTCATCTGGTACCGGCGCAGCCGTACGAAGGTCGACATCCCGCCGCAGACCCGGTACAACATGCCGATCGAGGCGCTGTACACCGTGGTTCCGATCATCATCGTGTCGGTGTTCTTCTACTTCACGGCGCGGGACGAGTCGAAGCTTCTGGAGCTTTCCGAGAAGCCGGCTCACACCATCGGTGTGGTGGGCTACCAGTGGAGCTGGGGTTTCAACTACGTCGAGGACGTGGACGGCAGGCCCGAGACGGGCGACGCGCAGGAGAGCCCTCTGCTGGGCACGGTCCCGGACCGGTTCCGTAAGGACTTCCCGGCGGGTGCGGAGGGCGTCTACGACGCCGGTGTTCCCGGCGACCGGAATCCGCAGAACGGCAACCCCGGTCCGACGCTGTGGCTGCCCCAGGGGGAGAAGGTCCGCTTCGTTCTCTCGTCGCGTGACGTCATCCACTCGTTCTGGGTGGTCCCGTTCCTGTTCAAGCAGGACGTCTTCCCCGGTCACAACGTCAACGCCTTCGAGGTCACGCCCAGCAGGGAGGGCACCTACCGGGGCAAGTGCGCCGAGCTCTGCGGCGTCGACCATGCCCGGATGCTCTTCAACGTCAAGATCGTCTCCCCGGAGCGCTACCGGCAGCACCTGAAGAGCCTTGCCGCGAAGGGGCAGACGGGATTCATCCCGGCGGGCGTCGAGCTGACCGACCCGGCCAGGAACGCGGAGCCCAACAAGCTGTGA
- a CDS encoding sugar O-acetyltransferase, whose amino-acid sequence MATDHFADDPRTNLERMLAGDLYVADDPAIARRQQQAMRLAARYQAAHLEDPAQARPILEELLASVGEGVEVRPPLYIDYGSNITIGARTFVNYNLTALDVARITIGEDCQIGPNVQLLTPTHPLEPQPRRDKLEAALPITVGDNVWLGGGVIVCPGVTIGDNSVIGAGSVVTRDIPADVVAVGSPARPIRNL is encoded by the coding sequence ATGGCGACGGACCACTTTGCTGACGACCCGCGGACCAACCTGGAGCGCATGCTGGCGGGCGACCTCTACGTCGCCGACGATCCGGCGATCGCCCGCAGACAACAGCAGGCCATGCGGCTCGCAGCCCGCTACCAGGCCGCCCACCTCGAGGACCCGGCGCAGGCCCGGCCGATCCTGGAAGAACTGCTCGCCTCCGTGGGCGAGGGCGTCGAGGTGCGCCCGCCGCTGTACATCGACTACGGCAGCAACATCACCATCGGGGCCCGCACGTTCGTGAACTACAACCTGACCGCGCTGGACGTCGCCCGGATCACCATCGGCGAGGACTGCCAGATCGGCCCGAACGTCCAACTCCTCACCCCCACCCACCCGCTGGAGCCCCAGCCGCGCCGCGACAAGCTCGAGGCAGCCCTGCCCATCACCGTCGGGGACAACGTCTGGCTCGGTGGAGGCGTCATCGTCTGCCCCGGCGTGACCATCGGTGACAACAGCGTCATCGGCGCCGGCTCGGTGGTCACCAGGGACATTCCCGCCGACGTCGTCGCCGTCGGCAGCCCCGCCCGGCCGATCCGCAACCTCTGA